The proteins below are encoded in one region of Legionella antarctica:
- a CDS encoding Fur family transcriptional regulator → MKHNLLDRAYKHCVQHGYRFTEPRERVLKILVDERKPLGAYDILQKLSMEVENPKPPTVYRAIQFWHQEGFIHCIDSLKSYVACLHGHHVGQAQFLICSQCDFVKELECIIDFTSVKESANAIQFSIINCTVEIKGLCKNCNLPNPGN, encoded by the coding sequence ATGAAACATAATTTGTTGGACAGAGCTTATAAACATTGCGTTCAGCATGGGTATCGATTTACAGAGCCAAGAGAGCGTGTCCTAAAAATATTAGTGGATGAAAGAAAGCCACTCGGTGCTTATGACATACTGCAAAAACTATCCATGGAAGTAGAAAACCCCAAGCCACCAACAGTTTATCGTGCCATTCAGTTTTGGCATCAAGAAGGCTTTATCCATTGCATTGACAGCCTTAAATCCTATGTGGCCTGTTTGCATGGGCATCACGTGGGACAGGCCCAATTTCTTATTTGCAGCCAGTGCGATTTCGTTAAAGAATTAGAGTGCATTATTGATTTCACCTCTGTAAAAGAGTCAGCTAACGCGATTCAATTTTCAATTATAAACTGCACTGTAGAAATCAAAGGCCTTTGCAAAAATTGTAATCTTCCTAATCCAGGAAATTAG
- a CDS encoding type IV pilin protein encodes MNNYHKIRNSNSFLHGFTLIELLIAMLVFAILIGIAYPSYKAYLLRSNRVDALQTLAQDQLILERCYSQNFSYNTACGALPAFPQASTQGFYSIAISNTGPTTYTLTATPVGNQVEDTTCASISVNQANVRTATDTSGTAQPRCWDLR; translated from the coding sequence ATGAATAATTATCATAAAATAAGAAACAGTAATTCATTTCTTCATGGGTTTACCCTGATAGAACTGCTTATTGCGATGCTGGTCTTTGCAATTCTTATCGGTATAGCCTACCCTTCTTATAAAGCATATTTGTTGCGCTCCAATCGCGTGGATGCCCTTCAGACACTTGCTCAAGATCAGCTTATTTTAGAACGTTGCTATTCACAAAACTTTTCTTACAATACTGCCTGCGGTGCACTCCCTGCTTTTCCCCAAGCATCAACACAGGGTTTTTATAGCATAGCTATTTCAAATACAGGACCGACCACTTATACATTAACCGCCACCCCTGTCGGAAATCAGGTAGAGGATACAACCTGTGCCAGCATATCCGTTAACCAGGCTAATGTGAGAACAGCTACTGACACATCAGGAACAGCACAACCAAGGTGCTGGGATCTCCGTTAA
- a CDS encoding pilus assembly protein has protein sequence MEKLPSVCLPGQNCKLPSNLYRITARALGANGNSSVMLQTTLQIQ, from the coding sequence ATCGAAAAACTTCCTTCAGTCTGTCTTCCGGGACAAAATTGTAAGTTACCATCAAATTTATATCGAATTACTGCACGCGCCCTTGGAGCGAATGGAAATTCATCCGTAATGCTACAAACTACACTACAAATTCAATAG
- a CDS encoding GspH/FimT family pseudopilin, whose product MNMVVCPFGTQHSITCGTNWNSGWIIVTQPVANTGTLLKSQQATPVDPTLTANVTSVVFDSHGIRLFLLAKEQEDRVH is encoded by the coding sequence ATGAACATGGTTGTATGTCCATTTGGGACTCAACATTCTATTACTTGCGGCACTAACTGGAACTCTGGATGGATAATAGTAACTCAACCAGTGGCCAATACAGGTACTCTTCTAAAGAGCCAACAAGCAACTCCAGTAGACCCGACATTAACCGCTAATGTAACAAGTGTAGTATTTGACTCCCATGGAATACGGCTTTTTTTGTTGGCCAAGGAACAGGAGGACAGAGTTCATTAA
- a CDS encoding DEAD/DEAH box helicase, whose protein sequence is MNFTSLGLIEPLLRAVSELGYTEPSPIQVQAIPAVLRGSDVLASAQTGTGKTASFVLPILQKIHDKPRAKSNRARVLVVTPTRELAAQVHESIVQYGRHLSLRSAVVFGGVKISPQMMKLRGGVEILVATPGRLLDLHQQRAILLDEIDTLVLDEADRMLDMGFIHDIKRIIKLVPKNRQNLMFSATFSEEIRALVKGILNQPVEIDVAPRNTTAVAVKQTVHPVDKARKSALLSHLIHKNKWGQTLVFSRTKHGANKLVKQLAEEHIYAAAIHGNKSQSQRTKALADFKSGELHILVATDIAARGIDIDQLPCVVNFDLPQVAEDYVHRIGRTGRAGASGQAISLVSADEVGQLQAIEKLIKRKLERIEIEDFEPNHNLPSSALPSQPKKNFPFKKKATPAARKTERKPFMNRAGKK, encoded by the coding sequence ATGAATTTTACATCTTTGGGTCTAATAGAACCCTTACTTCGGGCTGTTAGTGAATTGGGATATACAGAACCCTCTCCCATTCAAGTACAAGCAATACCTGCCGTGTTACGTGGTAGTGATGTATTAGCCTCTGCACAAACCGGAACTGGTAAAACTGCCAGCTTTGTATTACCGATTCTACAAAAAATCCATGATAAACCACGCGCTAAAAGTAATCGTGCGCGAGTTTTAGTCGTCACCCCAACCCGCGAGTTAGCTGCTCAAGTGCACGAAAGTATTGTTCAATATGGACGTCATTTATCCTTACGTTCTGCGGTTGTTTTTGGCGGAGTAAAAATTAGCCCGCAAATGATGAAGTTGCGTGGTGGTGTAGAGATACTGGTTGCGACTCCCGGGCGGTTGTTGGATTTGCATCAACAACGTGCCATTCTTCTTGATGAAATAGATACATTGGTCTTAGATGAAGCAGATCGTATGTTAGATATGGGCTTCATTCACGATATTAAACGTATCATTAAATTAGTGCCCAAAAACAGACAAAATTTAATGTTCTCAGCTACTTTTTCTGAAGAAATTCGCGCCTTAGTCAAAGGTATATTGAATCAGCCAGTCGAAATAGATGTTGCACCCCGCAATACGACTGCAGTGGCTGTAAAACAAACCGTTCATCCCGTTGATAAAGCTCGCAAATCGGCGTTACTCAGTCATTTAATCCATAAAAATAAATGGGGCCAAACCCTGGTATTTTCGCGTACCAAACATGGAGCCAATAAATTAGTTAAACAGCTGGCAGAAGAGCATATTTATGCTGCTGCTATTCATGGCAATAAATCACAATCTCAACGCACTAAAGCGTTAGCTGATTTCAAATCAGGCGAATTACACATTTTAGTGGCTACCGACATTGCCGCTAGGGGAATTGATATAGATCAACTTCCATGTGTAGTAAATTTTGATTTACCCCAAGTTGCTGAAGACTATGTTCATCGCATTGGTCGAACAGGCCGCGCAGGAGCTTCTGGCCAAGCTATTTCTTTGGTTAGTGCTGATGAAGTCGGACAATTACAAGCCATCGAAAAATTAATTAAGCGTAAATTGGAACGGATAGAAATTGAAGATTTTGAACCCAATCACAACTTGCCTAGTTCCGCATTACCTTCACAACCCAAGAAGAATTTCCCCTTTAAGAAGAAAGCGACTCCAGCAGCAAGAAAAACAGAGCGGAAACCGTTTATGAACCGAGCAGGTAAAAAATAG
- a CDS encoding polysaccharide deacetylase family protein produces the protein MKIKSLITSILLILSPLVFPTVSSAQKKTIAITIDDLPFVGEYRNFHLNMIINSMKEQQVPATGFIIAREIHSSNWEALHRFRDAGFGLGNHTFSHANLNKLKVKDYIHEIKEADTILSPVITKPKYFRYPYLAMSSGSKKNKILCYLAKHNYQVAPITVDSKDFVFNQRLLSVPEMDRRAYLNELKPFYLDFIWQQTLKAEEHTQYHQRSEQAQILLIHANLLNAYVLPDLINFYKQKGYTFVTLEEALNTFKDPIRCANLQTQPKQILKKQKTDLNIETFVDWD, from the coding sequence ATGAAAATCAAGTCACTTATAACATCTATTCTCTTGATCCTATCACCGTTAGTATTTCCAACCGTAAGCTCGGCGCAGAAAAAAACAATTGCTATCACTATAGATGACCTTCCTTTCGTCGGGGAGTACCGAAATTTTCATTTAAATATGATCATAAATTCAATGAAAGAACAGCAGGTACCTGCTACGGGATTTATAATTGCCAGGGAAATACATTCTTCTAATTGGGAGGCGCTGCATAGATTTCGTGATGCAGGTTTTGGATTAGGGAATCATACGTTCTCTCATGCAAATTTAAATAAACTCAAAGTTAAAGATTACATCCATGAGATTAAAGAAGCGGATACCATTTTATCCCCTGTTATAACTAAACCAAAATATTTCCGATATCCCTATTTAGCAATGAGTTCAGGAAGTAAAAAAAATAAAATTTTATGCTATCTTGCCAAGCATAATTATCAAGTAGCTCCCATTACTGTTGACAGCAAAGATTTTGTTTTTAATCAACGCTTATTATCAGTACCGGAAATGGATAGACGTGCTTATCTCAATGAGTTAAAACCCTTTTATCTTGATTTTATCTGGCAGCAAACCTTAAAGGCCGAAGAACATACCCAATATCATCAACGTTCTGAGCAGGCACAAATCTTATTAATCCACGCCAACTTACTAAACGCCTATGTTTTACCTGATCTTATTAATTTTTATAAACAAAAGGGTTACACTTTTGTTACTCTGGAAGAGGCCTTAAACACATTTAAAGATCCTATTCGTTGTGCAAACCTCCAAACGCAACCCAAACAGATCCTTAAGAAACAGAAAACCGATCTGAATATTGAAACATTTGTAGATTGGGATTAA